CAGCGTCTCACGGTCGGCAGTCGCGGCCTCGTACTCCGCCCGCGTGATGCTGAATCGGTGTTGGTCTGTGACCTCACCCGACGGGCGCGCGGAGTGCTGTCGGAGCAGCCCCTCGTGGCGACCGCCGTACCGGTCGACGTACTTCTCGATCATCCGCCGGGACGGCTCGTTGTCGGCCGCACACGTCGAGTAGAACGCGTCGAGGTCGTACCGCTCGAACGCGAGTTCGACGAACGCCGACGCGCGTTCGAGACCGTACTCTCGCCCCCAGTACGACTCGGCGAGCACGATTCCGGTCCCCGCCCGCCGTTCCTCCCACTCCGGTCCGAACGCGGTCACGCCGACGATGTCGCCGTCCGCCTCGGTCGACCGGAGCAGGTAGCGGGCCGTCTCGCGGTTCTGGCGCTGCTCGGCGGCGCGGTCGAGGAACGTCGCGACCTGGTCGACGCGGTCGAATCGGAACCACGACATGTGGTCGGTCGCCACGCCGCGCCAGTCGTCGCGGCTGACGAACTCGTAGAGGTCGAACGGGTCGGTCGCCTCGGGGGTGAGCGGCTCGAAGCGGAGGCGCTCGGTCTCGATCCGGCGGGGGAAGAACGCGCGTGTCACGGGAGGGCAGACTACCGGGAGATCTGACAAAAACGGTCCGGTGACTCCCTCCTCCGCCCTCAACAGCTACAGTAGTACTCGCGGTCGGTGAACTCCCCGGTGAGGTACGTCACCGCAGGGCCGGGGTCGCTCGGGCGGTACACGCCCGTCGTCAGGCCGCCCTCGCTCGCCTCGAAGTCGCCCGACAGCAGGCTCGCCCAGTCGTCGTCCGAGAGTACGTCCCAGAACGCGGCGTCCGTGAGGCATCGCTGCACGTAGTCCGGGAGGTACACCCAGCGCGCGTCGCGGGGACCGTCCGTGGTCGCCGTCGCTTCGTACTCGACGCCGTCGACGGCGTCGGCGTAGGCGGCCATCGGGAGGTTCGCGCCGGCGGCGACGGGCATCGAGATCCACTTCCACGGGCGCGTGTTCACGTCGAGCAGGACGTACTCTGCGCGGTCCGCGTCGTACACGAACTCTGACTCGCTGATGCCGTGGTAGCCCGTCTCCTCAAGCACCGTGAGCGCGTGCTCGCGGACCGCTGGCTCCTCGACGCGCTCGACGAGACAGGAGCTCCCGAACTCGGGGTACCGGACCGCGGCGTTGCCGACGACCGCCAGCGGCTCACGGTCGGCGCTCTCGGGGGGCATATAGCTCGCCAGCGACGTGTCGGCGCCGACCTCGACGTTCACCTTCTCCTGTGCGAGCACTGTCGCGCCGTACTCGCGCGCCTCTGCGACGACCTCGTCGAACGCCTCGCGGTCGGCGACCTCGATGACGTTCGTGCCGAACGCCTCCTCGAACTTCCGTTTGTGCGCGGGCTTGACGACGAACGGGAAGCCGAGCGCCGCACACACCTCGTCGGCGGGCGTCTCGCCCACCTCGTACGTCTCGGGGTACGGCACCCCGAGCTCCTCACACAGCGTGTACAGGTTCGCCTTGTTCAGCACGCGCTCGACGCCAGCGAGGTCGGAGAACGGGAGCCGGACTCCGTCGGGCTCCGTCTCGGCGAACCCGCGCACCCACTCGTCCATGCAGGCGAACGCGATCGGCTCGTGGTCGACGGCGTCTGCGATGCGCTCCACGTCGGCCCGGAAGCCGTCGGCGTCGTCGAGGGGGTAGGTGACGCGACCGGCGTAGTCGACGGCGTCCGAGGGTGGTGCGA
The DNA window shown above is from Halobaculum marinum and carries:
- a CDS encoding GNAT family N-acetyltransferase, whose translation is MTRAFFPRRIETERLRFEPLTPEATDPFDLYEFVSRDDWRGVATDHMSWFRFDRVDQVATFLDRAAEQRQNRETARYLLRSTEADGDIVGVTAFGPEWEERRAGTGIVLAESYWGREYGLERASAFVELAFERYDLDAFYSTCAADNEPSRRMIEKYVDRYGGRHEGLLRQHSARPSGEVTDQHRFSITRAEYEAATADRETLAFDVEW
- a CDS encoding carboxylate--amine ligase, yielding MADTFHDTDALVAALADAEFDRPPALVANAHITGVSVARALAAHDVPVIALDRVDSGLAPPSDAVDYAGRVTYPLDDADGFRADVERIADAVDHEPIAFACMDEWVRGFAETEPDGVRLPFSDLAGVERVLNKANLYTLCEELGVPYPETYEVGETPADEVCAALGFPFVVKPAHKRKFEEAFGTNVIEVADREAFDEVVAEAREYGATVLAQEKVNVEVGADTSLASYMPPESADREPLAVVGNAAVRYPEFGSSCLVERVEEPAVREHALTVLEETGYHGISESEFVYDADRAEYVLLDVNTRPWKWISMPVAAGANLPMAAYADAVDGVEYEATATTDGPRDARWVYLPDYVQRCLTDAAFWDVLSDDDWASLLSGDFEASEGGLTTGVYRPSDPGPAVTYLTGEFTDREYYCSC